Proteins co-encoded in one Malus sylvestris chromosome 7, drMalSylv7.2, whole genome shotgun sequence genomic window:
- the LOC126628135 gene encoding protein gamma response 1-like, producing MDSLKVGCDPIDSELEGVDYVSGLSTLLVATIQEAKDRISQIEYVFCNQLYTYFESKSKSFQKFETQWKEKENDLLRQIETLRAEKQQTLEENRLLKLDKGNLSKEQEEKVNHLLAELKGVQFKGNELERMLKQKSTEVDKGMELESKLLGVIQSKDAVIMDKEKQLKENEESRNMLLAKLSDLENRVDELQEELGEKINQVANRNELEENLFRKVEHQSSEIMNKEKLLNDQEEEKKLLRAKLEILEENVSQLQKELLTKNNEVEGYLREKKQFLAKVTSLEEKVDELQVDIRGMAGEVAKRRDSCEKLHQQIESMTSGLQAERKKYTDLTGAYKNLKSQHKYLRTKLGLTRENMLPQNKLEDRSDLLRYDQNPSTSHDLVEKNQNASASTLCTKKVRNEISCNNTLEDVKGGKPIQAASPISSTSFFPIAQKCPPTSKSAPVAGRKRPASSWVDTRTRQGQDGPDPHDDFLDTPLENIRGNLNKATKEQVPGRPVPVPAPNDMNVDSSDDETQDVNTVVRPQKQQMPAPVAGKNGFKFVEPVRKKAERENLKGVECKQCKKFYDAVLPNEGCGKDTDNNKHNFRCEHHEGVSRHRYRYAPPLTPEGFWNIGFESEM from the exons ATGGACTCTCTCAAAGTAGGTTGTGACCCCATTGACAGTGAATTGGAAGGTGTGGACTATGTCTCTGGGCTTAGTACTTTACTCGTTGCCACGATTCAGGAAGCCAAAGACAGGATTTCTCAGATTGAATACGTTTTCTGCAATCAGCTTTATACATACTTCGAATCCAAGTCTAAAAGCTTCCAGaaatttgaaacccaatggaaagagaaggaaaatgaTCTCTTACGTCAAATTGAAACACTTCGAGCTGAAAAGCAACAAACCCTTGAAGAGAACCGCTTACTCAAGCTTGACAAGGGAAATCTGTCCAAGGAACAGGAAGAGAAGGTGAACCATCTACTTGCCGAACTGAAAGGTGTACAGTTCAAAGGTAATGAGCTTGAGCGAATGCTTAAGCAGAAGTCTACGGAAGTAGATAAGGGTATGGAATTGGAGAGTAAGTTGCTCGGAGTGATTCAATCCAAAGACGCTGTCATTATGGATAAGGAAAAACAACTGAAAGAGAATGAAGAAAGTAGAAACATGCTTCTTGCTAAATTGAGTGATCTTGAAAATAGAGTTGATGAACTCCAAGAGGAGCTCGGGGAAAAGATTAACCAAGTAGCCAATAGAAATGAGCTTGAAGAAAATTTATTTCGAAAGGTTGAGCATCAGTCTTCTGAGATCATGAATAAAGAAAAGCTTCTGAATGatcaagaagaagagaaaaaacttCTCAGGGCCAAATTGGAAATTTTGGAAGAAAATGTTAGTCAACTCCAAAAGGAGCTCCTTACAAAGAACAATGAAGTGGAGGGTTATCTGAGGGAGAAAAAACAGTTTCTAGCCAAAGTAACTAGTTTAGAGGAAAAAGTTGATGAACTACAGGTGGATATTAGAGGCATGGCTGGCGAAGTGGCCAAAAGAAGGGATTCATGTGAAAAGTTACATCAACAGATTGAATCAATGACCTCGGGTTTACAGGCTGAGAGGAAGAAGTACACAGATCTTACTGGTGCTTACAAAAACCTGAAATCTCAGCACAAGTATCTCCGCACAAAGCTTGGTCTTACACGGGAGAATATGCTACCCCAGAATAAGTTGGAAGATAGAAGTGATTTGTTGAGATACGATCAAAATCCATCAACTTCACATG ATCTTGTCGAGAAAAATCAGAATGCTTCTGCGTCAACTTTATGCACAAAAAAAGTGAGGAATGAAATCAGTTGTAACAATACCTTGGAGGATGTGAAAGGAGGCAAGCCAATTCAAGCAGCTAGTCCTATCTCTTCTACTTCCTTCTTCCCCATTGCACAAAAATGCCCTCCCACCTCAAAATCTGCCCCAGTAGCTGGGAGAAAACGGCCTGCTTCCAGCTGGGTGGATACTAGGACGCGTCAAGGCCAAGATGGGCCTGACCCACACGATGATTTTCTTGATACCCCACTTGAGAACATCAGAGGAAACTTGAATAAAGCGACAAAGGAACAAGTTCCTGGTCGTCCAGTTCCAGTTCCAGCTCCAAATGACATGAATGTAGATAGCTCAGATGATGAAACACAGGATGTGAACACTGTAGTTAGGCCACAGAAGCAGCAGATGCCAGCTCCAGTGGCCGGTAAAAATGGTTTCAAGTTTGTGGAACCTGTAAGAAAGAAAGCTGAGCGGGAAAATTTGAAAGGAGTTGAATGCAAGCAGTGCAAAAAGTTCTATGACGCTGTCCTTCCCAATGAAGGCTGTGGTAAGGACACTGATAATAATAAGCATAATTTTCGCTGTGAGCACCATGAAGGTGTTTCTCGTCATCGGTATAGGTATGCTCCCCCCCTTACTCCAGAAGGGTTTTGGAATATTGGATTTGAATCTGAAATGTGa
- the LOC126629754 gene encoding DNA damage-repair/toleration protein DRT100-like encodes MKMMRLLLISVATFCAIVSTVSSSCSPSDLAALQSIRTGLTDSSLGIFNSWVGTDCCVNWYGVSCDPTTGRVVDINLRGESEDPILKKSGQSGFMSGSISPKICSLDRLTTLVLADWKGVTGEIPQCLTTLSNLRVLDLVGNKISGKIPADIGNLKMLRVLNLADNQISGKIPASLVGLSGLMHMDLSNNQITGELPADFGKLKMLSRALLNRNQLTGSIPDSIGNMNRLADLDLSRNQMWGSVPDCLGKMQVLSTLNLDGNKFSGQLPASVLSNRGMGILNLSRNGFEGNIPDVFHGNSYFMALDLSYNNLKGPIPGSLSAAKYIGHLDLSHNHLCGAIPVGNPFDHLEVSSFTNNDCLCGNPLSTC; translated from the coding sequence atgAAGATGATGAGGTTGCTCTTAATCTCAGTggcaacattctgtgccattgTCTCTACTGTGAGCTCTTCTTGTTCCCCATCAGACCTAGCAGCACTTCAATCCATCAGAACCGGACTCACCGATTCCTCATTGGGCATCTTCAACTCCTGGGTCGGAACCGATTGCTGCGTAAACTGGTACGGAGTCAGCTGCGATCCCACAACCGGCCGAGTCGTCGACATTAATCTCCGAGGCGAATCGGAGGACCCCATACTCAAGAAATCCGGTCAGTCCGGGTTCATGTCAGGATCTATCTCGCCCAAAATTTGCAGCCTCGACCGCCTCACTACCCTCGTTCTCGCTGACTGGAAGGGGGTCACCGGTGAGATCCCCCAATGCCTCACCACCCTCTCCAACCTCCGAGTTCTCGATCTCGTCGGAAACAAGATTTCGGGCAAGATTCCGGCCGATATCGGCAACCTCAAGATGCTCAGAGTCCTCAACCTCGCCGATAACCAGATCTCCGGTAAGATTCCGGCGAGTCTCGTTGGCCTCTCCGGGCTAATGCACATGGACCTCAGCAACAACCAAATCACGGGCGAGTTACCGGCCGATTTCGGAAAACTCAAGATGCTGAGCCGGGCTCTGCTGAACCGAAACCAGCTCACCGGGTCGATCCCCGATTCCATTGGCAACATGAACCGGTTGGCCGACCTGGACCTGTCCAGGAACCAAATGTGGGGTTCCGTACCGGACTGTCTTGGGAAAATGCAGGTTCTTTCGACGTTGAATTTGGACGGAAACAAGTTTTCGGGTCAATTGCCAGCGTCCGTTTTGAGCAATCGGGGTATGGGGATCTTAAATTTGAGCCGAAATGGGTTCGAAGGTAACATACCGGACGTTTTCCACGGAAATTCGTACTTCATGGCACTGGATTTATCGTACAACAATTTAAAGGGCCCGATACCCGGTTCATTATCGGCGGCGAAATATATCGGGCACTTGGATCTCAGCCACAACCACCTGTGCGGGGCGATTCCTGTGGGGAACCCGTTCGATCACCTGGAAGTGTCGTCGTTTACCAACAATGATTGCCTCTGCGGGAACCCGCTGAGTACTTGTTGA
- the LOC126629211 gene encoding sm-like protein LSM7 produces the protein MSGRKETVLDLAKFVDKGVQVKLTGGRQVTGTLKGYDQLLNLVLDEAVEFLRDSDDPLKTTDQTRRLGLIVCRGTAVMLVSPTDGTDEIANPFSQPDGA, from the exons ATG TCAGGGAGGAAAGAAACAGTTTTGGACCTGGCCAAGTTTGTGGACAAAGGTGTCCAAGTCAAGCTCACCGGCGGGAGACAAG TGACAGGGACTCTGAAAGGATATGACCAGTTGTTAAACCTTGTCCTAGATGAAGCAGTGGAGTTTCTAAGAG ATTCTGATGATCCATTGAAGACCACTGATCAGACCAGGCGCCTTGGCCTCATA GTTTGCAGGGGAACCGCTGTAATGCTTGTGTCGCCGACAGATGGTACAGATGAGATCGCCAACCCTTTTAGCCAGCCAGATGGTGCCTAA
- the LOC126628210 gene encoding UDP-glucose flavonoid 3-O-glucosyltransferase 7-like translates to METKSHMQLHIFFFPYMIQGHFIPLINMARLFASRGVKSTLITTPLNAPLFSKAIQSSKKLGFDVDILVIKFPTEEVGLPQGCENSNLATTREMKEKFIKATFLLQPQIEQILDEHRPHCLVADVFFPWATDVAAKFGIPRIMFHGIGFFALCASLSVALYEPHAKLSSDSEVFTIPNFPVEIKLTRSQVPTFPQQSSEFTKLFKEARESEEKSYGFIVNSFYELEPAFADHYRTVFGRKAWHIGPLSSVNKAADDEASLDQHECLNWLNSKKPNSVVYICFGSTTNFIDSQLLEIAAGLEASGQEFIWVVKREKNDKEEWLPEGFEKRMEGKGLIIRGWAPQVPILEHQAIGAFVTHCGWNSILEGVSAGVPMITWPVSAEQFYNEKLVTEVLKTGVAVGVKQWGTVLDVKEDSVKKETVEKAVNQVMVSEEAEGMMGRARVLREMATRAVEEGGSSFSDLTSLIQELGSLGA, encoded by the coding sequence ATGGAAACTAAATCCCATATGCAGCTTCACATTTTCTTCTTCCCATATATGATTCAAGGCCACTTCATACCCCTTATAAACATGGCCAGACTATTTGCTTCTCGTGGTGTAAAATCCACCTTAATAACCACCCCTCTCAATGCACCTCTCTTTTCCAAGGCAATCCAAAGCAGCAAGAAATTGGGATTTGATGTTGACATTCTTGTCATCAAGTTCCCAACTGAGGAAGTAGGGTTGCCTCAAGGATGTGAAAATTCTAACCTAGCTACCACCCGTGAGATGAAGGAAAAGTTCATCAAAGCCACCTTCCTTCTTCAACCACAAATTGAGCAGATTTTAGACGAACACCGCCCTCATTGCCTTGTTGCAGACGTTTTCTTTCCTTGGGCAACAGATGTTGCTGCCAAGTTTGGTATTCCAAGGATCATGTTTCATGGCATCGGTTTTTTCGCTTTGTGTGCTTCTCTTAGTGTGGCGTTGTACGAGCCTCACGCGAAGCTGTCTTCTGATTCAGAAGTTTTTACTATTCCTAATTTTCCAGTTGAGATCAAGCTGACAAGAAGCCAAGTGCCGACTTTTCCCCAGCAAAGTTCTGAATTCACCAAGTTGTTTAAAGAGGCGAGGGAGAGCGAGGAAAAGAGCTATGGGTTCATTGTTAACAGCTTTTATGAACTTGAACCGGCTTTTGCAGACCATTACAGGACAGTGTTTGGGAGGAAGGCATGGCATATAGGCCCCCTTTCGTCAGTCAATAAGGCAGCAGATGACGAAGCCTCCCTTGATCAGCACGAGTGCTTGAATTGGCTTAATTCTAAGAAACCCAATTCAGTTGTTTACATATGTTTCGGAAGTACAACCAATTTCATTGACTCTCAGCTCCTAGAAATTGCAGCGGGGCTTGAGGCTTCTGGGCAGGAGTTCATTTGGGTtgtgaagagagaaaagaatgaTAAAGAAGAGTGGCTCCCCGAAGGGTTTGAGAAGAGAATGGAAGGTAAAGGACTaattataagaggttgggctcCGCAAGTGCCGATTCTTGAGCACCAAGCAATCGGAGCCTTCGTGACTCATTGTGGGTGGAACTCTATCCTTGAAGGAGTGTCTGCTGGGGTGCCAATGATCACATGGCCCGTGTCGGCTGAGCAGTTTTACAATGAGAAGTTGGTGACTGAGGTACTGAAAACCGGGGTTGCTGTTGGTGTTAAACAATGGGGTACAGTTCTAGATGTGAAGGAAGACAGTGTGAAGAAGGAAACCGTAGAAAAGGCTGTAAATCAAGTGATGGTGAGTGAAGAAGCAGAGGGAATGATGGGCAGAGCCAGGGTACTTAGAGAAATGGCAACGAGGGCTGTTGAAGAAGGTGGTTCATCTTTCTCAGATTTAACTTCTCTAATTCAGGAATTGGGGTCCCTTGGGGCATGA
- the LOC126627703 gene encoding 60S ribosomal protein L31-1-like gives MAEKGRGKGRKEEVVTREYTINLHKRLHGCTFKKKAPNAIKEIRKFAQKAMGTPDVRVDVKLNKHIWSRGIRSVPRRVRVRIARKRNDDEDAKEEFYSLVAITEVPPEGLSGLGTKVIDEEES, from the exons ATGGCGGAGAAGGGCCGCGGCAAGGGAAGAAAGGAGGAGGTAGTCACCAGAGAGTACACCATCAACCTCCACAAACGCTTGCATGGATG CACATTTAAGAAGAAGGCACCAAATGCGATAAAGGAAATCAGGAAGTTTGCTCAGAAGGCTATGGGAACCCCTGATGTCAGAGTGGATGTTAAGCTCAACAAGCACATATGGAGCCGTGGCATTCGGAGTGTGCCAAGAAGGGTACGCGTCCGCATTGCACGGAAGAGAAATGATGATGAAGATGCCAAGGAAGAGTTTTACTCGCTAGTCGCTATCACGGAGGTCCCTCCAGAGGGATTGAGTGGTTTGGGCACCAAGGTGATCGATGAAGAAGAAAGCTGA
- the LOC126629210 gene encoding zinc finger A20 and AN1 domain-containing stress-associated protein 5-like, with the protein MAQRAEKEETEFKVPETLTHCVNNCGVTGNPSTNNMCQKCFNAASAAATTSSSSSSAAILKFSAEKSPRSTSSFSFEAPAETFRKTTASEIARSDESPNRRVVNRCSGCRRKVGLTGFRCRCGELFCSEHRYSDRHVCSYDYKAAGREAIARENPVVKAAKIVRL; encoded by the coding sequence aTGGCACAGAGAGCGGAGAAGGAAGAGACGGAGTTCAAGGTCCCCGAAACTCTAACGCACTGCGTCAACAACTGCGGCGTCACCGGTAATCCCTCCACCAACAACATGTGCCAGAAGTGCTTCAACGCCGCATCGGCCGCCGCCACCACCTCATCGTCGTCTTCGTCCGCGGCGATTTTGAAGTTTTCTGCAGAGAAAAGTCCGAGATCTACCTCATCCTTCAGCTTCGAGGCCCCGGCCGAGACCTTCCGGAAGACGACGGCGTCGGAGATCGCGAGATCGGACGAATCGCCGAATAGGCGCGTGGTCAATCGGTGCTCCGGATGCCGGAGAAAGGTCGGGTTGACCGGATTCCGGTGCCGGTGCGGCGAGCTCTTCTGCTCCGAGCACCGGTACTCCGACCGCCACGTGTGCAGCTACGACTACAAGGCCGCCGGTCGCGAGGCCATCGCGAGAGAAAACCCCGTGGTCAAGGCCGCGAAGATCGTCCGGCTCTGA